One window of the Nicotiana tabacum cultivar K326 chromosome 4, ASM71507v2, whole genome shotgun sequence genome contains the following:
- the LOC107790904 gene encoding uncharacterized protein LOC107790904 isoform X2: MWKLSESILGDNEEQQDNLFGEQEGLCSLSPLQRVYGFAACLLAGLVCMFLSLIVFVKPIKFALLFTFGNMLAIGSTAFLIGPVQQISMMMDPVRVYATAVYVGCVVLALICALVIHSKILTLLAIICEICALIW; the protein is encoded by the exons ATGTGGAAGCTAAGCGAATCCATTTTGGGGGACAATGAAGAGCAACAAGATAATCTGTTCGGTGAACAAGAAGGGCTTTGCTCTCTTTCCCCTTTACAG AGAGTCTATGGTTTCGCTGCCTGCCTGCTCGCCGGCTTGGTTTGTATGTTCCTG TCTTTGATTGTTTTCGTCAAGCCCATCAAGTTTGCCCTGTTGTTTACTTTTGGCAACATGTTGGCTATTGGGAG CACAGCTTTTCTCATTGGACCTGTGCAGCAAATATCAATGATGATGGATCCTGTTCGTGTCTATGCCACAGCCGTTTATGTGGGATGTGTTGTTTTGGCTCTCATTTGTGCGCTGGTG ATCCACAGTAAGATTTTGACACTACTTGCAATCATATGCGAGATATGTGCCCTTATCTG GTAA
- the LOC107790904 gene encoding uncharacterized protein LOC107790904 isoform X1, whose product MWKLSESILGDNEEQQDNLFGEQEGLCSLSPLQRVYGFAACLLAGLVCMFLSLIVFVKPIKFALLFTFGNMLAIGSTAFLIGPVQQISMMMDPVRVYATAVYVGCVVLALICALVIHSKILTLLAIICEICALIWYSLSYIPFARRMVSNVTIRLFDTEI is encoded by the exons ATGTGGAAGCTAAGCGAATCCATTTTGGGGGACAATGAAGAGCAACAAGATAATCTGTTCGGTGAACAAGAAGGGCTTTGCTCTCTTTCCCCTTTACAG AGAGTCTATGGTTTCGCTGCCTGCCTGCTCGCCGGCTTGGTTTGTATGTTCCTG TCTTTGATTGTTTTCGTCAAGCCCATCAAGTTTGCCCTGTTGTTTACTTTTGGCAACATGTTGGCTATTGGGAG CACAGCTTTTCTCATTGGACCTGTGCAGCAAATATCAATGATGATGGATCCTGTTCGTGTCTATGCCACAGCCGTTTATGTGGGATGTGTTGTTTTGGCTCTCATTTGTGCGCTGGTG ATCCACAGTAAGATTTTGACACTACTTGCAATCATATGCGAGATATGTGCCCTTATCTG GTACAGTTTAAGTTATATTCCTTTTGCTCGTAGAATGGTTTCAAATGTTACTATTCGGCTTTTTGACACTGAAATCTAG